The nucleotide sequence CATGAGCTTCGGCTTCAAATACGGACTGCCTGTCGACGCAAACTTCGTGGCCGACGCCCGCTTTATCCCCAATCCCCACTGGGTGCCGCAACTCCGTCCCCACACCGGCCTGGACGAGGACGTAAGTGACTACGTGCTCGGCGCAGAGGGCGTGCAGGAATTCGTGGATCGTTACGTCCGGGCCCTGGAGCCTGTTCTGGACGGCTACCGCCAGGAGAACAAGCACTATGCAACCCTTGCCGTTGGCTGCACAGGAGGAAAGCATCGTTCGGTGGCTGTCGCCGTCGAGCTTTCCAAGCGCCTGGCCCAGTTTCCCCGCGTGACCGTAACCACCACCCACCGCGACCTGGGACGTGAGTAGTGGGTGTCCTGACGGGCCCGCTGCCCCTCATACCGCCCAAGGGAGTCCCCGGCAGCCAGCAGAAGAAGAGCCCGTCCGTGGTGGCTCTCGGCGGTGGGCACGGCCTGGCAGCGTCACTTTCGGCCCTCCGGCTGCTTACCTCGGAGCTGACTGCCATTGTCACGGTGGCAGACGACGGCGGATCGTCCGGGCGTCTGCGTGAGGAGTACGGCGTCCTCCCGCCCGGCGATCTGCGGATGGCGCTGAGCGCCCTCTGTGACGACACCGACTGGGGCCGCACCTGGCGTGATGTCATGCAGCATCGTTTCGACGCCGGAGGCAAGGCCAAGGGCGGCTCGTTGGACAACCACGCCATGGGCAACCTCCTCATCGTCACGCTGTGGGAGCTTCTGGGGGATACGGTTGCCGGCCTCAAATGGGCCGGTGCCCTTCTGGGCGCCCGCGGCCAGGTGCTTCCTATGTCCAGCATTCCGTTGACCATCGAGGGCAAGGCACGCACGGAACTTCCCGACGGGAGCCACCAACTGCAGACTGTGCGCGGGCAAGCGAAGTGCGCTGTCGCGGGCAAACTGGAAGAGGTCAAGCTGTTTCCCGAGGATGCCCCGGCATGCACGGAAGCCCTGACGGCAATAGAGCTCGCAGACTGGGTGATCCTTGGACCTGGCTCCTGGTACACCTCCGTGCTGCCCCACTTGCTGCTTCCCGAGCTGCGCCAAGCGCTCGGTGACACCGCCGCCAAGCGTTGCTTGACCATGAATCTGGACGTGGAGACCAAAGAGACCTCCGGCATGACCGCCGCAGACCACCTGGACGTCCTTCGGCGCTACGCCCCGGAGTTCAGTGTGGACGTCGTGCTTGCCGACCCGGCTGCGATCCAGGACCTCAAGGCCTTTGAAAAGGCCGCCGGGATGATCGGAGCCGAAGTGGTGTTGGGTAGAGTAGGGGCGTCGAGGCGCCGCCCAGTCCATGACCCATTGCTGCTGGCAGCGGCTTACCACGATATTTTCGGGAACAGTTAGGAATACGCGATGGCACTTACTGCGTCGGTCAAGGACGAACTGTCCCGGCTGGACATCAAGAAATCTTCGGTCCGCAAGGCAGAGGTCTCTGCAATGTTGCGCTTCGCTGGTGGCTTGCACATCATCTCCGGCCGGATCGTCATCGAGGCAGAAGTCGACCTCGCCTCGACCGCCCGGCGCCTGCGCGCCGCGATCGCCGAGGTCTACGGACATCAGAGCGAGATCATCGTGGTATCCGGGGGAGGCCTGCGCCGCGGGAGCCGCTATGTGGTCCGCGTCGTACGCGACGGAGAGGCTTTGGCACGTCAGACAGGCCTCCTGGATGGCCGTGGACGGCCGGTGCGCGGGCTGCCGTCGGTGGTGGTCAACGGTTCTGCCGCGGACGCTGAAGCCGTGTGGCGCGGAGCATTCCTTGCCCATGGTTCCCTCACCGAGCCAGGGCGGTCCTCGTCCCTGGAGGTGACATGCCCGGGTCCTGAATCCGCGCTTGCGCTGGTGGGCGCTGCCCGCCGTCTGGGCATCCAGGCCAAGGCACGCGAGGTCCGCGGCGTGGACAGGGTGGTCATCCGCGACGGAGACACCATCGCTGCCCTGCTGACCAGGATGGGTGCCCATGACGCGCTCATGGTCTGGGAGGAACGCCGGATGCGGAAGGAAGTCAGGGCTACCGCCAACAGGCTGGCGAACTTTGATGACGCCAACCTGCGCCGCTCGGCCCAGGCTGCAGTGGCGGCCGGTGCCAGGGTGGACCGGGCCCTTGAGATTCTGGGCGACGACGTCCCGGACCACCTCAAGTACGCGGGGGAGCTGCGCGTGGCCCACAAGCAGGCCAGCCTGGATGAACTGGGCCGGCTTGCAGACCCGCCCATGACCAAGGACGCCATTGCCGGGCGCATCCGCCGTCTTCTCGCCATGGCCGATAAGCGTGCTTTGGACCTCGGAATTCCCGGGACTGAGGCAAATGTGACTCCCGAAATGATGGACGAGTAGTAAGCACCCATAGAATCGGGAAAGTGTGGAGGAAATACTGCGAGGCAACTGCTGGTTGACCCCGGTGGAGGCAAGAGCAGTTATCTTCCCCAAGGATTTCCGGCTGGTCCGCCGGTCGGATGAACATAACGAGAGTTACCAAACCGGACGTTAGTCCATTACATTGGAGGATTTCGTGACAGAGTACGTTCTGCCCGAGCTCGGCTACGACTACGCAGCACTTGAGCCGCACATTTCGGCAAAGATCATGGAGCTGCACCACAGCAAGCACCACGCTGCCTACGTTGCAGGCGCCAACAACGCCCTTGCCCAGCTGGCCGAGGCCCGCGACAAGGGTGACTTCGCCAACATCAACCGTCTCTCCAAGGACCTCGCGTTCCACACCGGCGGCCACATCAACCACTCCGTGTTCTGGAACAACATCTCCCCGGACGGCGGCGACAAGCCCGAGGGCGAGCTGGCCGCAGCCATCGATGACGCCTTCGGCTCCTTCGACGCTTTCCGCGCCCAGTTCACAGCAGCCGCTCTGGGCCTGCAGGGCTCCGGCTGGGCCTTCCTGGCCTACGAGCCCATCGGTGGGAACCTCCTCATCGAGCAGCTCTACGACCAGCAGGGCAACGTAGCTGTTGGCACCACCCCGCTGCTGATGCTCGACATGTGGGAGCACGCGTTCTACCTGGACTACGTCAACGTCAAGGCTGACTACGTCAAGGCCTTCTGGAACATCGTCAACTGGGCCGATGTCGCCAAGCGCTTCGAAGCAGCACGCACCAACGCCACGGGCCTCGTCGTCCTGTAGCTGGTGAGCTCCGGTTCACGCCGATGTAACAAAAGTCACTTTTGGCGTGAATTGAAGCGAAATGCTGAAAAGCCTGCCTCCGCAGTTGCGGGGGCAGGCTCAATTAAACGTAAGATGGATCACGGAAGGCGGTTAGCCTTCAGCAACGTGGCTGGTCGCCCTCCGATCTGATAATCACCTCTGCCCAACGACGTGCGGGGTCTGTTAGTTGGAAATATTTGATCCGACTCACTAGGCGTGCTTGCAAGAGCACCAAGGAGATTGACACATAGTGACCACCCGTATTGGTATCAACGGCTTCGGCCGCATCGGCCGTAACTACTTCCGCGCAGCACTGGCCCAGGGCGCAGACCTTGAGATCGTCGCAGTCAACGACCTCACCAGCCCTGAAACCCTCGCCCACCTCCTGAAGTATGACTCCGTCGGTGGACGCCTCGCCCAGACCGTGGAAGTTGTCGATGGAAACCTGGTAGTCGACGGCAAGTCCATCAAGGTGCTTGCCGAGCGCGATCCCGCGAACCTCCCTTGGGGCGATCTCGGCGTCGACATCGTGATCGAATCCACCGGCTTCTTCACCAAGGCCGCAGCAGCGCAGAAGCACATTGATGCCGGGGCCAAGAAGGTCCTCATCTCCGCACCTGCCAGCGACGAAGACATCACCATCGTCATGGGCGTCAACGACGGGCTTTACGACCCCGCGGCGCACAACATCATCTCCAACGCCTCCTGCACCACCAACTGCCTCGGCCCGCTGGCCAAGGTCGTAAACGACGCGTTCGGCATCGAGCGTGGCCTCATGACTACGGTCCACGCCTACACGGCTGACCAGAACCTGCAGGACGGCCCGCACGGCGATCTTCGCCGCGCACGCGCCGCAGCCATCAACATGGTTCCCACCTCAACAGGTGCAGCCAAGGCAATTGGCCTGGTCCTGCCGGAGCTCAAGGGCAAGCTCGACGGCTACGCCATCCGCGTACCGGTCCCCACCGGCTCGGCCACGGACCTCACGGTCACCGTTTCCCGCGAAGTCACGGTTGAGGAAGTCAACGCAGCCGTCAAGGCAGCAGCCGAGTCCGAGCAGTGGGCCGGCATCCTGTCCTACACGGATGCGCCGATCGTTTCGTCGGACATCGTCGGGGACCCGGCGTCGTCCATCTTCGACTCCGGCCTGACCAAGGTCATCGGCAACCAGGTCAAGGTTGTTTCCTGGTATGACAACGAGTGGGGTTACTCCAACCGCCTCGTAGACCTCACGGAGCTCGTTGCATCCAAGCTGGGCTAGGGTAGACACATGACATCTCACACCCTCAACGAACTCATCGCTGAAGGTGTCCGCGGGCGGTACATTCTGGTCAGAAGTGACCTGAATGTGCCGCTCGACGGCTCTACAGTGACCGACGACGGCCGCATCAAGGCCTCCCTCCCGGTCCTCAAGAAGCTCTCGGACGCCGGTGCCCGTGTGCTCGTGACAGCCCACCTCGGACGCCCCAAGGGCGCGCCTGAAGCCAAGTTCTCATTGAAGCCCGCAGTGGAGCGCCTTGCCGAACTCGCTGACTTCAAGGTCCAGCTTGCTGCGGATACAGTCGGTGACTCCGCCAAGGAGCATGCCGCTGCGCTGCAGGACGGCGACGTGCTTGTCCTGGAGAACGTCCGCTTTGACGCCCGCGAAACCAGCAAAGACGACGCCGAACGCGGCGCCTTCGCTGATGAGCTGGTTGCCCTGACGGGCAGCAATGGAGCGTACGTGGACGACGCATTCGGTGCAGTCCACCGCAAGCACGCCAGTGTCTACGACGTCGCCACACGGCTTCCGTCGTATCTCGGTGATCTTGTCCATACCGAGGTGGAAGTTCTGCGGAAACTGACCACTGACACCCAGCGCCCGTATGTCGTGGTTCTTGGCGGGTCCAAGGTCTCCGACAAACTGGCCGTCATCGACAACCTGCTGGGCAAGGCCGACACCATCCTTGTGGGTGGCGGCATGCTGTTCACCTTCCTTGCAGCAGCAGGGCATAAGGTTGCTGGCAGCCTCCTTGAAGAAGACCAGATTCCGGTTGTCCAGGATTACCTCAAGCGTGCTGCCGATGCAGGCACCTCCTTCGTCATTCCAACTGACGTTGTTGTGGCCAGCCGTTTCGCAGCGGATGCTGAGCATGAGGTCGTCAAAGCAGATGCCATCGAGGAGAGCACCTTTGGCGCTTCCGGCATCGGCCTGGATATCGGACCTGAATCAGCGTCGGCTTTCGCTGCCCAGATTGAGGGCGCCAAGACCGTCTTCTGGAACGGCCCCATGGGCGTTTTCGAATTCGAAGCGTTCGCCAATGGCACCCGGGCCATCGCCCAGGCGCTGACGGACACCGTGGCCTTCACTGTGGTGGGTGGCGGCGATTCTGCTGCCGCAGTCCGTACCCTCGGGTTCGAGGATTCGCAGTTCGGCCACATCTCCACAGGTGGCGGCGCCAGCCTTGAATACCTTGAAGGCAAGGAACTTCCCGGCCTGAGCGTCCTGGACCGCTAAAGCAACAAACCGGCCGGCAGGACGCCACTGCGTCCTGCCGGCCGTTCCACATCCCAACGCATTCTTTTGGAGTACATGTGACTACCTCCGCCAACGGCAACTTCGTCCGTAAGCCCTTCATCGCCGGTAACTGGAAGATGAACATGGACCACGTGCAAGGCATCACCTTGCTGCAGAAGCTCGCGTGGACCCTCTCCGACGCCAAGCACGACTACAACCGCGTTGAGGTCGCCGTGTTCCCCCCCTTCACCGATCTGCGCGGAGTCCAAACCCTCGTCCAGGGCGACGAGCTCGACATCGTCTATGGCGGCCAGGATCTTTCGCAGTTCGACTCGGGAGCCTACACGGGCGACATTTCCGGCCAGTTCCTTAACAAGCTGGGATGTTCCTATGTTTTGGTGGGTCACAGCGAGCGACGGACCATCCACAACGAATCGGACGAGGTCCTCAACGCCAAGGTCAAGGCAGCCTTCCGCCATGAGGTCACTCCCGTCCTCTGCGTGGGCGAAGGCCTCGAAATCCGCCAGGCAGGCACCCACGTTGAGCACACTCTCGCGCAGCTGCGTGCGGGGGTTGACGGACTGACTGACGAACAAGCCGCGGATCTCGTCGTGGCTTATGAGCCTGTCTGGGCCATCGGTACCGGTGAGGTAGCGGGCCCGGAGGACGCGCAGGAAATGTGCGCCGCCATCCGCGCAGAACTCGCAGTGCTTTTTAATGACGCTGTCGCGGCCAAGACCCGCTTGCTCTACGGAGGCTCCGTCAAGGCCAACAACGCCGCCGCCATTATGGCTGGAAGAGACGTTGATGGACTGCTTGTGGGTGGCGCCAGCCTGGACCCCGCAGAATTTGCTAACATTGTCAGGTTCGAGAGCCACCTCGTCACGGACTAGTCCGGCTCCCGTTTTCCGCTTCTTCGAAAGGCCGTCGTGGACGTTCTTCAAGTCATTTTGCAGATTCTGCTGGCTATCACCAGCCTTCTGCTGACGCTACTTATCCTCCTGCACAAGGGACGTGGCGGCGGTTTGTCCGACATGTTCGGTGGCGGAATGAGTTCGGGGTTGAGCTCCTCCGGTGTTGCCGAGCGCAACCTGAACCGCTTCACCATCATTCTTGGCGTCACTTGGGGCGTTGTCATCATCGGGTTGGGGCTCATTATGCGCTTCACCTCGGGCGGCGACTCCTAGCAGCCACCGGGTGGGGAGGTTCCTTGACGGGAGCCTCCCCATTTTTGTGTCCGGATCGGCACACAACTACCAGTGCCGCCGTCGGGCCCCTCGCATTAGACTGGCCCTGTTGGCTGTAAAGCTTCCAGGGCCGTGACGGCCGACCACCGAGTCGCTAGGGGTTCGAAAATGGTTCATGGCACGCCAGGTTATCGGGGCACCCGCGTGGGTGTGGCCCAGGGGTCTGAACCCAGAAATCACAGCGACCACGGCCAAGGCGAGCAACTGCCGCGTATTCGGGTTCCCTACTGGTGTGCCAAGGGACACGAAACGCGGCTTGTTTTTCTTAAGCTTCCCGACGAGCAGATCCCGAAGACCTGGGACTGCCCCAAGTGCGGAATGCCCGCTTCACGTGATCCTGAGACTCCAGCCAATCCACGACCGGAAGACGAACTCTTCAAATCCCATCTGGACTACGTTAAAGAAAGACGCTCCAGCCAGGACGCTGAAATTGTCCTGGCCGGAGCGTTGGAAAGACTACGCGCCCGCGGGATCCTTTCGGACCAACTGCTGGGGGACACGTGAGGCTGCGTTCTCGTCAATGAGCCATAGAGTCCTGGTGCGTCCTGCCGGCCCCGCTGCGGGAACCTGGACCGGATTGGCACCGGCCAAAGCCAAGCCCACGGCGCCGGCCTTGTCCTCACCCGCCACCACCATCCAGATTTCCTGAGCGGTATTGATCGCCGGCAATGTCAAAGAAATACGCGACGGCGGGGGCTTGGGCGAGTTTTCGACGCCAACAACGGCGCGGCTCTTCTCGCGGATGCCCGCCTGCTCGGGGAAGAGCGAGGCAATGTGCGCATCCGGTCCTACACCGAGCAGCAGGACATCGAAACGCGGCAGGTTTCCAGGCTGTTCAGGCCTGTCGTCCGACATGTCCGCGGCGTGCTCCGCCTCCGCAGCCGCCTTGAGCTCGGCTTCGTAGGCCGCTGCAGCTTCATCCGCCGTGGCGAATTGATCTGTTGAGCCGGGCTCATGCACCCTGGCCGGGTCCACCTGCAGGTGGGACAAGAGCGCCTGATGGGCCTGGCGGGTGTTCCTGTCGTCGCTGTCAGCGGCAACGAACCGTTCATCCCCCCACCAGAAGTTGACCCTCGACCAGTCCACGGCCGGAGCCGCGGCGGAGTCGGCAACGGCCTTCAGGGTACCGATGCCCACCGTGCCACCGGTGAGCACCACTGTGGCCTCGCCGTGCTTGTCCTGGACATCCACTAGTTTGGTGATGAGTCGCGCCGCGATTGCGGCCATCAACACCTTTGAATCCGGGTGGATGCTTACTCTTGGCTCAGCGTGCACTGGTTTGGACTCTCCTCTGGCTGGTAAGTGGCAGTCCCATCGTAATCACTTCTCCGAAGACTTCGTCCGGATCCAGCCGCCGGAGTTCCTCGGCGAGGCAATCCTTGAGGCTTCGCCGGGGAAGCGTGATACGCTGCGCCGGCTGTCCCGGCTGCGTCAGCTCCGCGACGGACAAGCCCGGACGGAACAGCTGCACGTCACCACTGGCGCGGGTAAGACGAACGCGGCGAATGCCGGTGCCCGCGGGGTCCGCCACAATCGTGACAGGCGCCTGCAGGGCCAAGCTCAGCCATGCCGCCAAGAGCAAGGTGCTGGGGGAGTCCGAGGCACCCTCCACAGCGACGGCGGAGACAGGGTCACCATCCACTTGGTCGAAGACTGCAGCGAGCTGCATGCGCCAATTGGTCAGGCGCGTCCACGCGAGGTCGGTATCGCCGGCCTTGTACGTAGCACGGATGTTCTCCAATGCCAGGCGGGGATCGGGCTCGTTGGCGGAGTCGGTGATGCGGCGGTGCGCAATCCGGCCTATCGAGGTTTCACAGGCGCTCTCCGGGGCTCCGTGCGGCCACCAGGCCACGATCGGAGCGTCCGGCAGGAGGAGAGCCGAAACCAGGGATTCGCTCTCGTGGGCCATGTGCCCGTGGCCGCGCAGGACGATGACTTCCGACGCGCCGGCGTCTCCACCGACGCGGATCTGGGCGTCCAGACGATCGGGGCCTTCAGACCCGGCGTCGGCGAGCACAATGATGCGGCAGGGGTGTTCCCGGCTGGCTTCATTGGCCGCTTCGATGGCTTCTTCTTCCTGCCCGGACTTGGTCACCACAACCAGCGTCAGGACCCGGCCCAAGGCAATCACGCCACCCTGTTCGCGCAGCGACATGATCTTCTTGGAGATCTTGGAAGTAGTGGTATCGGGAAGATCTACGATCATGGCCTTCTCCAGGTTCGTCCGTCACGGGCCAGCAGGGCATCGGCCGATGCCGGTCCCCAGCTGCCGGGTGCGTAGGGTTGCGGTTGCTCATCAAGCCCGGCCCAGTAGTCCTCGAACGGATCCAGGATCTTCCAGGATAGTTCCACTTCCTGATGGCGCGGGAAGAGCGGCGGCTCGCCGAGCAGCACGTCCAGGATCAGACGCTCGTACGCTTCGGGGCTGGACTCTGTGAACGAGTGCCCGTAGCCGAAGTCCATGGTGACATCGCGGACTTCCATCTGCGTGCCCGGCACCTTGGAGCCGAAGCGGATCGTGGCGCCCTCGTCGGGTTGGACACGGATAACTACGGCGTTCTGGCCGAAGTCGTCCTCGCCGTGGTCACGGAAGAGCAGGTTGGGTGCCCTCTTGAAGACCACTGCGATTTCGGTGACGCGGCGGCCCAGGCGCTTTCCGGCGCGCAGGTAGAACGGAACCCCGTTCCACCGGCGGGTATTGATGTCCACGCGGATCGCGGCGTACGTCTCGGTTTTCGAATCTGCCGGGATGCCGTCCTCGTCCAGGTAACCGAGGACTTTCTCGCCGCCTTGCCAACCGCCGGTGAACTGGCCGCGGGCGGAGTGCGTGGAGAGGTCCTCTGGCAATTTAACAGCTGCGAGGACTTTTTCCTTCTCTGCACGCAGGTCATCTGCGTTGAATGAGATCGGCTCTTCCATGGCAGTCAACGCCAGAAGCTGCAACAGGTGGTTCTGGATGACGTCGCGGGCTGCACCCACACCGTCGTAATAGCCTGCGCGGCCACCGGTGCCGATGTCTTCGGCCATGGTGATCTGGACGTGGTCCACGTAGTTGGCATTCCAGAGGGGTTCGAACAGCTGGTTCGCGAAGCGAAGAGCCAGGATGTTCTGGACCGTCTCCTTGCCCAGGTAGTGGTCAATCCTGAACACCGCATCAGGCGGGAACACGGACTCCACGATGTCGTTGAGCTGGCGGGCTGATTCGAGGTCGTGGCCGAACGGCTTCTCGATCACCACACGGCGCCACTGGCCGGGCTGGGCCTGCGCCAAGCCGTGCTTGGAAAGCTGACGACATACCTGCTCGAACGCCTTCGGCGGGATGGACAGGTAGAAGCCGTGGTTGCCACGGGTGCCGCGGGTTTCGTCCAATTCGTCCAGGACATCGCCCAGACGCTCGAAAGCGTCGTCGTCGTCGAACTCGCCCTGAACAAAACGGATACCGGAAGCGAGCTGCTCCCAGACACCTTCGTCGAACTTGGTACGGGCGTGGGCCTTGACGTTTTCCTTGACCTCAGCCGCGAAATCGGCGTTGTCCCAGTCCCGGCGCCCGAATCCCACCAGTGCAAAGCTCGGCGGTAACAGGCCCCGGTTGGCGAGGTCGTAGACCGCCGGCATGAGTTTCTTGCGGGCGAGGTCGCCGGTCACTCCGAAGAAGACCAACGACGACGGCCCGGCGATGCGGTTCAGGCGGCGGTCCCGCGGATCCCGCAAAGGGTTCCGCAGGCCGCCGTTCTTCCTGCCGTTTTCAGTTTCTGGCATGTTTTTCTATGTGCCTTAGCTTTCGAGTGAGCTGGCCTGGCCGGCCAACGCAGCGACGACTTCCTGAAGCTGAGCTACGCCGGCAGCGCGCTCGGTGAGGTGCAGGCGAAGCACAGGGCGGCCATGGCCTTCCAGGACCTGGGCGTCACCGGACGCCTGGGCAGCGATGAGCTGGCCGAAGGTGAACGGACGCTCAGGGATCTCGAGGTCAGTGGACGAGGCCGCGGTGATCTGCAGGAATACACCGATGGCCGGTCCGCCCTTGTGGAACTGGCCGGTCGAGTGCAGGAACCGCGGTCCCCAGCCGAAGGTCACCGGACGGCCCGATACAGCTGCGAGTTCATCCCGGATACCCTCAAGCGGAGCATGGGTGATGCGGTCAAGGTAGGCCTGGACGCTAAGGTAGCCATCCGAGCCAAGCTGGCCGAGCAGGGCCTGCACGGCATCAGTTACCGAATCCGCAGAGCCGAGCCATTCGCCTCCGCGTACTTCCACTGCTCCGTCGGTAAACGCTGCAGGCGTGGGTTCCGGGCGGGCATCCAGCAAGCCGCGTGCAGCCACCTTGGCAGCCTCGACGTCGGGCTGGTCGAACGGGTTGATGCCAAGCAGACGGCCCGCCACGGACGTGGCAAACTCCCACACAAACATCTGGGAAGCAAGCCCGCCGGCAATCGCCACCTCGTTTTCGCGAAGTTCGATGTCGGCATCGGCACTTACCAGACGGACCACCAGGACATCCTCGGCGCCGCCAAGGGCTTCGGGGGAGTCCGGACCGGCAACCACGGGCAGGACACCCGTGCCGAGCTTGCCCGTGGACTCTGCGATGAGCTGTTCAGCCCAGTCAGCAAAGCCAACAATGCCGGAGCCGTCCTCGGCGATGACGATCTTGTTGCGCAAGGGAGAGGTACCACCCAGGGCAATGCCGAGGGCAAGACCGATGTTGTCGGTCGAATCCTCGTTCAGGATCTCGGCTGCTTCTTCTGCTTCATCCAGGAACGCCTGGATATCCACGCCAGCCAGGCCACAAGGGACAAGGCCGAAAGCGGTCAGGGCCGAGAAGCGGCCGCCTACGTTGGGATCCGCGTTGAAAACGGCACGGTAGCCGGCCTCACGG is from Paenarthrobacter nicotinovorans and encodes:
- a CDS encoding glucose-6-phosphate isomerase; protein product: MSTLSYDASGAAQQAIAKHIDGLVEDRIATRIFAKDHTLWGPDAESEAAIRLGWVEAATVSQSLVGDILELRDALRAEGVSRIVLCGMGGSSLAPEVIAGTAGVELTVLDSTDPEQVSAALADRLAETAIVVSSKSGSTVETDSQRRVFEKAFNDAGIDAKSRIIIVTDPGSPLDKASREAGYRAVFNADPNVGGRFSALTAFGLVPCGLAGVDIQAFLDEAEEAAEILNEDSTDNIGLALGIALGGTSPLRNKIVIAEDGSGIVGFADWAEQLIAESTGKLGTGVLPVVAGPDSPEALGGAEDVLVVRLVSADADIELRENEVAIAGGLASQMFVWEFATSVAGRLLGINPFDQPDVEAAKVAARGLLDARPEPTPAAFTDGAVEVRGGEWLGSADSVTDAVQALLGQLGSDGYLSVQAYLDRITHAPLEGIRDELAAVSGRPVTFGWGPRFLHSTGQFHKGGPAIGVFLQITAASSTDLEIPERPFTFGQLIAAQASGDAQVLEGHGRPVLRLHLTERAAGVAQLQEVVAALAGQASSLES